The Caloenas nicobarica isolate bCalNic1 chromosome Z, bCalNic1.hap1, whole genome shotgun sequence genome has a segment encoding these proteins:
- the LOC136002159 gene encoding transcriptional regulatory protein AlgP-like, producing the protein MSAESWYKSSGSDAPSCAAQQDGPASPGLLSPEPTANTTGKPAGKPTRKPTRKPTGKPAGKPTRKPTGKPIGKPAGKPTRKPTRKPAGKPTGKPTGKPTRKPTRKPAGKPAGKPTRKPTRKPTGKPTGKPTGKPTRKPAGKPETHRETHRKPAGKPTRKPTRKPTGKPVGKPTGKPTGKLTGKPAGKPTRKPTGKPTRKPTGKPAGKPVGKPTGKPTGKPAGKPAGKPTRKPTGKPTGKPVGKPAWKPTRKPTGKPAGKPTGKPTAQLLQNQINQEMKEDGLQPEGSEVRGARGAQRDGAARPREEPAARRLLEPSPAPCTRGPAAPTPRAARDSGWRPPADLGLPGPAARSARDTRFGSTRRGTRVCLSERPWPPQRAVERSLQVSWADGTQFTRYPGTGSTLQTPAR; encoded by the exons ATGTCGGCAGAAAG CTGGTATAAAAGCTCTGGCAGCGATGCCCcgagctgtgcagcacagcaggacggccccgccagccccggtTTGCTCAGCCCGGAGCCCACGGCAAACACCACCGGGAAACCCGCCGGGAAACCCACCAGGAAACCCACCAGGAAACCCACCGGGAAACCCGCTGGGAAACCCACCAGGAAACCCACCGGGAAACCCATCGGGAAACCCGCTGGGAAACCCACCAGGAAACCCACCAGGAAACCCGCCGGGAAACCCACCGGGAAACCCACCGGGAAACCCACCAGGAAACCCACCCGGAAACCCGCCGGGAAACCCGCTGGGAAACCCACCAGGAAACCCACCAGGAAACCCACCGGGAAACCCACCGGGAAACCCACTGGGAAACCCACCCGGAAACCCGCCGGGAAACCC GAAACCCACCGGGAAACCCACCGGAAACCCGCCGGGAAACCCACCAGGAAACCCACCAGGAAACCCACCGGGAAACCCGTTGGGAAACCCACCGGGAAACCCACCGGGAAACTCACCGGGAAACCCGCCGGGAAACCCACCAGGAAACCCACCGGGAAACCCACCAGGAAACCCACCGGGAAACCCGCCGGGAAACCCGTTGGGAAACCCACCGGGAAACCCACCGGGAAACCCGCCGGGAAACCCGCCGGGAAACCCACCAGGAAACCCACCGGGAAACCCACCGGGAAACCCGTCGGGAAACCCGCCTGGAAACCCACCAGGAAACCCACCGGGAAACCCGCCGGGAAACCCACCGGGAAACCCACGG CACAATTACTTCAGAATCAAATAAACCAGGAAATGAAAGAAGACGGTCTGCAG CCAGAGGGTTCGGAGGTGCGGGGTGCGCGGGGTGCGCAGCGCGATGGAGCCGCCCGCCCGCGCGAGGAACCGGCCGCGCGGCGGCTGCTGGAGCCCAGCCCGGCGCCGTGCACACGCGGCCCCGCGGCACCGACACCCCGGGCAGCGCGGGACAGCGGGTGGCGACCGCCCGCGGACCTGGgtctgcccggcccggccgctcgCTCCGCCCGAGACACGCGTTTCGGGTCCACGCGTCGTGGGACACGAG TTTGCCTCAGCGAACGCCCGTGGCCGCCGCAGAGGGCGGTGGAGCGGTCCCTGCAGGTGAGCTGGGCTGACGGCACCCAGTTCACCCGGTACCCCGGGACAGGCTCCACGCTGCAGACACCAGCCCGTTGA